A single region of the Marinobacter nanhaiticus D15-8W genome encodes:
- a CDS encoding YbhB/YbcL family Raf kinase inhibitor-like protein, producing MKLTVKGITDGQPVPETFAFGVYSEEDHMSFGPNRNPELEWSDAPEGTKSFVVIMFDPDVPSKADDVNQEGKVVPRDLPRVDFFHWLLVDVPPDMTRIPEGADSDGVIPKGKPPGSGPIGVRGVNTFTHFLAGNPDMAGTYGGYDGPCPPWNDELVHHYHYEVHALDVESLGLTGEFEGDAVREAMKDHVLASARVTGTYTLNPDLR from the coding sequence GTGAAACTTACAGTGAAAGGCATCACCGACGGACAGCCAGTTCCGGAAACATTCGCCTTTGGCGTATATAGCGAAGAGGACCATATGAGTTTCGGTCCCAACCGCAATCCGGAGCTGGAGTGGTCGGATGCGCCCGAAGGCACCAAGAGCTTCGTGGTCATCATGTTCGACCCGGATGTGCCCAGCAAGGCGGATGACGTCAACCAGGAAGGCAAGGTGGTGCCCAGAGATCTGCCCCGGGTGGATTTCTTCCACTGGCTGCTGGTGGATGTTCCGCCAGATATGACCCGGATTCCCGAAGGCGCCGACAGCGATGGCGTTATCCCCAAAGGCAAGCCGCCCGGATCCGGTCCGATAGGTGTCCGTGGTGTTAACACCTTTACCCACTTTCTTGCAGGCAACCCTGACATGGCCGGCACCTACGGCGGCTATGACGGTCCCTGCCCACCCTGGAACGACGAGTTGGTGCACCATTACCACTATGAGGTCCATGCCCTCGACGTCGAAAGCCTGGGTCTGACCGGAGAATTCGAGGGCGACGCCGTGCGCGAAGCCATGAAGGACCACGTACTGGCCTCCGCCCGTGTCACCGGCACTTACACCCTGAACCCGGATTTGCGGTAA
- a CDS encoding amino acid ABC transporter permease, which produces MTESVMSPPKRTVGPVQWVRRNLFNTWYNTLLTVVIGYLLVTSVGPLLNWLFLDANFIGDSPEACVGEGACWVFINQRLNFFIYGFYPGDEQWRVNIMFALLAICIVPQFIEGFPARRWLGLFAVSGLPIVGYFLISGGWFGLETVPTHKWGGLMLTLILAYVGILASLPIGIVLALGRRSDMPIIRGICVVFIEVWRAVPLITVLFMASVMLPLFLPEGMNFEKLLRALIGITLWQSAYMAEVVRGGLQAIPRGQYEAASALGLGYWRKMGLIVLPQALKLVIPGIVNTFIALFKDTTLVLIIGLFDILGTVQSTVTDPAWQNVAIEGYVFVAFCFWVFCFGMSRYSQNLERKLDTGHRT; this is translated from the coding sequence ATGACCGAGTCAGTAATGTCACCTCCGAAGCGCACCGTCGGCCCGGTCCAGTGGGTGCGCCGGAACCTGTTCAACACCTGGTACAACACCTTGCTGACGGTGGTGATCGGCTATCTGCTGGTCACCAGTGTCGGGCCCCTGTTGAACTGGCTGTTCCTCGATGCCAACTTCATCGGCGATTCGCCGGAAGCCTGTGTGGGCGAAGGGGCCTGCTGGGTGTTCATCAACCAGCGGCTGAACTTCTTCATCTACGGGTTTTACCCCGGCGACGAACAGTGGCGGGTCAACATCATGTTCGCCCTGTTGGCGATCTGCATCGTTCCGCAGTTCATCGAGGGCTTCCCGGCCCGGCGTTGGCTCGGTCTGTTTGCAGTGAGCGGTCTGCCCATTGTCGGCTATTTCCTGATCAGCGGTGGCTGGTTCGGACTGGAAACGGTTCCTACCCATAAATGGGGCGGACTAATGCTGACGCTGATCCTTGCGTATGTCGGGATATTGGCGTCGCTGCCGATCGGTATCGTGCTGGCGCTGGGCCGGCGCTCGGATATGCCGATCATCCGCGGTATCTGCGTGGTCTTTATCGAAGTCTGGCGGGCGGTGCCGTTGATCACCGTTCTATTCATGGCTTCGGTGATGTTGCCGCTGTTCCTGCCTGAAGGGATGAACTTCGAGAAGCTGCTGCGTGCGCTGATCGGGATTACCCTCTGGCAGTCAGCCTACATGGCGGAAGTGGTCCGTGGTGGCCTGCAGGCGATCCCTCGCGGCCAGTACGAGGCAGCCAGCGCGCTGGGTCTCGGATACTGGCGCAAGATGGGTCTGATCGTGCTGCCCCAGGCACTCAAGCTGGTCATCCCCGGCATCGTCAACACCTTTATTGCCCTGTTCAAGGACACCACCCTGGTGCTGATCATCGGCCTGTTCGACATACTCGGAACGGTCCAGTCGACAGTCACTGACCCCGCATGGCAGAACGTTGCGATCGAGGGCTATGTCTTCGTCGCCTTCTGTTTCTGGGTGTTCTGCTTCGGTATGTCCCGCTACAGCCAGAACCTTGAACGCAAGCTTGATACCGGTCACAGGACCTGA
- the ectB gene encoding diaminobutyrate--2-oxoglutarate transaminase yields the protein MEIFKTTESEVRVYSRSFPVIFNRAKNAHLYTEDGKAYLDFLAGAGSLNYGHNNDILKKALLEYIESDGVSQGLDMFTTAKHDFMEAYKKYILEPRGLDYKMQFTGPTGTNCVEAALKLARKVKGRDTVISFTNGFHGVSLGAVAATGNKHHRGGAGVPLGGVNFMPYDGYLGDDVDTIAMIDKMLSDGSSGIETPAAVIVEAVQGEGGLNAARAEWLQKLEKLCQKHDILLIVDDIQAGNGRTGEFFSFEFAGIKPDIVTVSKSLSAYGLPMALVLFKRELDVWSSGEHNGTFRGNNMAFATATAALETYWKDNSFAEEVKKKAGILNKGLKAISDQFSGQFKVKGRGMMQGIACRDGDLAGKISARAFEKGLIIETAGPDDEVVKCLMPLTISEEDLQKGLDLLKESVEDVMKEDMSQAS from the coding sequence ATGGAAATCTTCAAGACGACCGAATCCGAAGTCCGCGTTTACTCCCGATCTTTTCCGGTGATCTTCAACCGGGCCAAGAACGCGCACCTGTACACCGAAGATGGCAAGGCCTACCTGGACTTCCTGGCTGGCGCAGGTTCACTGAACTACGGTCACAACAACGATATCCTGAAGAAGGCACTGCTCGAGTACATCGAGAGCGATGGCGTTAGCCAGGGCCTGGACATGTTCACCACGGCCAAGCATGACTTCATGGAAGCCTACAAGAAGTACATCCTTGAGCCCCGCGGCCTGGATTACAAGATGCAGTTCACCGGTCCGACCGGCACCAACTGTGTCGAAGCGGCGCTGAAGCTGGCGCGCAAGGTCAAGGGTCGCGACACCGTGATCTCCTTCACCAACGGTTTCCACGGCGTATCCCTCGGTGCCGTTGCCGCAACCGGTAACAAGCACCACCGCGGCGGTGCCGGCGTACCGCTGGGCGGCGTCAATTTCATGCCGTACGACGGCTACCTGGGCGATGACGTCGACACCATTGCCATGATCGACAAGATGCTGAGCGACGGCTCTTCCGGCATCGAAACCCCGGCGGCGGTCATCGTCGAGGCGGTCCAGGGCGAAGGTGGCCTGAACGCGGCCCGCGCCGAGTGGCTACAGAAGCTTGAGAAGCTGTGCCAGAAGCACGACATCCTGCTGATCGTCGACGACATCCAGGCGGGCAACGGTCGTACCGGTGAGTTCTTCAGCTTCGAGTTCGCCGGCATCAAGCCGGATATCGTTACCGTCTCCAAGTCCTTGAGCGCCTATGGCCTGCCGATGGCCCTGGTCCTGTTCAAGCGCGAACTGGACGTGTGGTCCTCAGGCGAGCACAACGGCACCTTCCGCGGTAACAACATGGCCTTCGCCACCGCCACGGCTGCATTGGAGACCTACTGGAAGGACAACAGTTTCGCCGAGGAAGTGAAGAAGAAAGCGGGCATCCTGAACAAGGGTCTGAAGGCAATCAGCGATCAGTTCAGCGGTCAGTTCAAGGTCAAGGGCCGCGGCATGATGCAGGGTATCGCCTGTCGCGATGGAGACCTGGCCGGCAAGATTTCCGCCAGGGCCTTCGAGAAAGGCCTGATCATCGAGACCGCAGGTCCCGACGATGAAGTGGTTAAGTGCCTGATGCCGCTGACCATCAGCGAGGAAGACCTGCAAAAAGGCCTGGACCTGTTGAAGGAAAGCGTCGAAGACGTTATGAAGGAAGATATGAGTCAGGCATCCTGA
- a CDS encoding amino acid ABC transporter substrate-binding protein codes for MKKLITLAAGAATLIGTLAAGNAMAATTLESVKDRGHLQCGVTTGLPGFSQPDDKGNWTGIDVDTCRAVAAAIFGDGAKVQFTPLTAKERFTALQSGEIDVLSRNTTWTLTRDASLGLNFTGTNYYDGQGFLVRKEIGVSDASELDGATFCIQAGTTTELNLADYFRANDMEFKPLVFDTSEQTVQGFASGRCDVLTSDRSQLAALRSKLSDPSSAVILPNTISKEPLGPVVRQGDDQWFNIVKWVLFAQINAEELGITSENVDKMKESDNPNIQRLLGTDGDMGEKLGLPAEFGYDIVKEVGNYGEMYNRNVGPGTPLDLERGLNALWTEGGIMYAPPLR; via the coding sequence ATGAAAAAACTGATAACACTCGCTGCGGGAGCGGCTACGCTGATTGGCACACTGGCAGCCGGTAATGCCATGGCGGCAACCACCCTGGAAAGCGTGAAAGATAGAGGTCATCTTCAATGTGGTGTAACCACCGGTCTGCCGGGCTTTTCACAACCGGACGACAAAGGTAACTGGACCGGCATCGACGTGGATACCTGTCGCGCGGTAGCCGCGGCAATTTTTGGTGACGGCGCCAAGGTACAGTTCACCCCGCTGACGGCCAAGGAGCGCTTCACGGCGTTGCAGTCCGGCGAAATCGATGTGCTATCCCGTAACACCACCTGGACCCTGACGCGTGATGCATCCCTGGGTCTGAACTTCACGGGAACCAACTACTACGACGGTCAGGGTTTCCTGGTACGTAAGGAAATTGGCGTAAGCGATGCCTCCGAACTGGACGGCGCCACCTTCTGTATCCAGGCCGGCACCACCACCGAGCTCAACCTGGCGGATTACTTCCGCGCCAACGATATGGAGTTCAAGCCGCTGGTCTTCGACACCTCCGAGCAGACCGTACAGGGCTTCGCTTCAGGCCGCTGTGACGTACTGACCTCCGACCGTTCCCAGTTGGCGGCGCTTCGCTCCAAGCTGTCGGATCCGTCTAGCGCGGTGATCCTGCCGAACACCATCTCCAAGGAGCCGTTGGGCCCGGTGGTGCGCCAGGGTGACGACCAGTGGTTCAACATCGTCAAGTGGGTCCTGTTCGCGCAGATCAACGCTGAAGAGCTGGGCATCACCTCCGAGAACGTCGACAAGATGAAAGAGTCCGACAACCCCAATATCCAGCGTCTGCTGGGCACCGACGGTGATATGGGTGAGAAGCTCGGTCTGCCGGCTGAGTTCGGCTATGACATCGTCAAGGAAGTGGGCAACTACGGCGAAATGTACAACCGCAACGTCGGCCCGGGGACCCCGCTCGACCTGGAGCGTGGGCTGAACGCCCTGTGGACCGAAGGCGGCATCATGTACGCGCCGCCGCTGCGCTAA
- a CDS encoding amino acid ABC transporter permease: MNDSNPHYEQTRRKPWNDPRVRALIFQAVAIAAVFWSGWALIDNTLANMESRGISTGFDFLNQSAGFGIIMSLIPYDATMSYGRTFWVGLLNTLLVSGMGIIAATVLGFIIGVARLSSNWLIAKIALVYVEVIRNIPLLLQIFFWYFAVLRNLPSPRQSVDVGGLLFLNNRGLYLPDPVAEPGFGWVAAAIVIAIAAVVIIRILAKRRQMATGKIFPTVKVSVAVLIGLPLLAYLAAGGPISWDIPELKGFNFGGGITMIPELAALWFALSIYTASFIAEIVRSGIMAVSKGQTEAAQALGLKSGMTLRLVVIPQAMRVIIPPLTSQYLNLVKNSSLATAIGYPDLVSVFMGTTLNQTGQAVEVVAMTMGVYLTISLLISLFMNIYNRAVALKER, translated from the coding sequence ATGAACGACTCTAACCCCCATTACGAACAAACCCGGCGTAAGCCCTGGAATGATCCACGGGTACGCGCACTCATCTTCCAGGCCGTAGCGATTGCTGCGGTTTTCTGGTCTGGCTGGGCGCTAATCGATAATACGCTGGCCAATATGGAAAGCCGCGGTATCAGTACCGGCTTCGATTTCCTCAACCAGTCCGCCGGCTTCGGCATCATCATGAGCCTGATTCCCTATGACGCGACCATGTCCTATGGCCGAACGTTCTGGGTCGGGTTGCTCAATACCCTGTTGGTCTCCGGAATGGGGATCATCGCTGCAACCGTTCTGGGCTTCATCATCGGCGTTGCTAGGCTCTCCAGCAACTGGTTGATTGCCAAGATCGCGCTGGTCTATGTTGAGGTGATCCGAAACATCCCGCTGCTGCTGCAGATTTTCTTCTGGTATTTCGCCGTGTTGCGGAACCTGCCATCACCCCGACAGAGTGTCGATGTGGGTGGCCTGCTGTTTCTCAACAACCGGGGCCTCTATCTTCCCGATCCCGTGGCTGAGCCCGGTTTTGGCTGGGTGGCCGCAGCGATTGTCATTGCCATCGCTGCCGTGGTCATCATCCGTATCCTGGCCAAGCGTCGGCAGATGGCAACAGGTAAGATATTCCCGACAGTCAAGGTGAGCGTTGCTGTCCTGATCGGACTGCCGCTGCTTGCCTACCTGGCAGCGGGTGGGCCTATTTCCTGGGATATTCCCGAGCTGAAAGGCTTTAACTTCGGCGGCGGCATCACCATGATCCCGGAACTCGCCGCGCTCTGGTTCGCCCTGTCGATCTATACCGCGAGCTTTATCGCCGAGATCGTTCGTTCCGGCATCATGGCGGTCAGCAAGGGTCAGACCGAAGCCGCGCAGGCACTCGGGCTGAAATCCGGAATGACCCTGCGTCTGGTGGTTATCCCCCAGGCCATGCGCGTCATCATCCCGCCCCTGACCAGCCAATACCTGAACCTGGTGAAGAACTCGTCCCTCGCGACGGCCATTGGCTATCCGGACCTGGTGTCCGTGTTCATGGGCACGACCCTGAACCAGACCGGCCAGGCGGTGGAAGTGGTCGCCATGACCATGGGCGTCTACCTCACGATCAGTCTGCTGATTTCCCTGTTCATGAACATCTACAACCGCGCCGTCGCGCTTAAGGAGAGATGA
- a CDS encoding amino acid ABC transporter ATP-binding protein: protein MHKWYGSFHVLKGLNLDVSQGERIVICGPSGSGKSTFIRCINRLEEHQQGKIIVDDVELTDDVRQIDSVRREVGMVFQHFNLFPHMTVLENCCVAPIWVRKTPRKEAEATAMDYLKRVKIPDQAHKYPGQLSGGQQQRVAIARALCMKPKIMLFDEPTSALDPEMIKEVLDTMIELASSGMTMICVTHEMGFAKTVADRVIFMDGGEIVESAPPHDFFGNPQEARTQQFLQQILHH, encoded by the coding sequence ATGCACAAGTGGTATGGCAGCTTCCACGTGCTCAAGGGCCTCAACCTGGATGTTTCCCAGGGCGAGCGGATCGTCATCTGTGGCCCGTCAGGTTCGGGTAAATCCACCTTCATCCGCTGCATCAACCGGCTGGAAGAACACCAGCAGGGTAAGATCATCGTCGATGATGTGGAACTGACCGACGACGTGCGCCAGATCGACAGCGTGCGGCGGGAAGTCGGCATGGTGTTCCAGCACTTCAACCTGTTCCCACACATGACTGTGCTGGAGAACTGCTGCGTAGCGCCGATCTGGGTTCGCAAGACGCCGCGTAAGGAAGCCGAAGCCACCGCAATGGACTACCTCAAGCGGGTCAAGATCCCGGACCAGGCCCACAAGTACCCGGGCCAACTATCCGGCGGTCAGCAGCAGCGGGTCGCCATCGCCCGTGCATTGTGTATGAAGCCCAAGATCATGCTGTTCGACGAGCCGACGTCAGCGTTGGATCCAGAGATGATCAAGGAGGTGCTCGACACCATGATCGAACTGGCCAGTAGCGGCATGACCATGATTTGCGTAACGCACGAGATGGGCTTCGCCAAAACGGTCGCGGACCGGGTGATTTTCATGGACGGCGGCGAGATCGTCGAATCGGCGCCGCCCCATGATTTCTTCGGCAATCCGCAGGAAGCACGGACCCAGCAGTTCCTGCAGCAGATCTTGCATCACTGA
- a CDS encoding radical SAM protein — MSVTATRLKRIPVKELVAPRHIDSWTHTRQGEPRGYIDADQLKELWIHTGTACNLACPFCLEGSHPGDGRIPGMKLSDVKPFIHEAVEMGVEQFSFTGGEPFVIRDFINILDYASQHRPCFVLTNATDPLLKRTHQLLPLRDNSHPVRFRVSLDFPDRARHDVDRGEGSFDKALEGIRWLHDNGFHVSIARQSDAEEDPEQVEAAFRNIFRKADIPEDLAFTAFPDFGTPGSEDGSPEITETCMEKYPTGESRAHFMCTYTRMLVKKDDRVRVYACTLVDDDPDYDLGGSLKESMDTRIMLRHHRCFACYRFGASCSSPG; from the coding sequence ATGTCCGTAACAGCCACGCGCCTGAAGCGTATTCCAGTCAAAGAACTCGTGGCGCCCCGCCATATCGATAGCTGGACCCATACTCGCCAGGGGGAGCCCCGGGGCTATATCGATGCCGATCAACTCAAGGAGCTCTGGATTCATACCGGCACTGCCTGCAACCTGGCCTGCCCGTTTTGCCTGGAGGGCTCGCACCCCGGGGATGGGCGCATTCCCGGCATGAAGCTGAGCGACGTCAAACCCTTCATCCATGAAGCAGTGGAGATGGGCGTCGAGCAGTTTTCTTTTACCGGCGGCGAACCCTTCGTCATCCGCGACTTCATCAACATCCTCGATTACGCCAGCCAGCACCGGCCCTGCTTCGTACTGACCAACGCTACCGATCCGCTGCTGAAGCGGACGCACCAGTTGCTGCCGCTACGGGACAATTCCCACCCGGTTCGTTTTCGCGTCAGTCTGGATTTCCCGGACCGCGCACGGCATGACGTGGATCGCGGCGAGGGGAGTTTTGATAAGGCACTGGAGGGCATCCGCTGGCTGCATGACAACGGCTTCCATGTCTCCATCGCTCGCCAGAGCGATGCCGAGGAAGATCCCGAACAGGTGGAAGCAGCGTTCCGTAATATCTTCCGTAAGGCGGACATTCCCGAAGACCTGGCCTTTACTGCCTTTCCGGACTTCGGCACACCGGGTTCGGAAGACGGCAGCCCTGAAATTACCGAAACCTGCATGGAAAAGTACCCAACCGGGGAAAGCCGCGCTCACTTCATGTGTACCTATACCCGGATGCTGGTCAAGAAAGACGACCGGGTGCGCGTCTACGCCTGCACCCTGGTGGACGACGACCCGGACTATGACCTTGGCGGCAGCCTGAAGGAGAGTATGGACACCCGCATCATGCTGCGCCATCACCGCTGTTTTGCCTGCTACCGCTTTGGCGCCAGCTGCAGCTCGCCAGGCTGA
- a CDS encoding sodium:solute symporter family transporter translates to MSFAEAGLFWGFLIVYGVVMYALSPRSTNPASFYRGADERGNPVGQWQLTASIFISWIFAKSVTNAANLGAAYGVVGGLAYATYWLSIPVAGYIIYLIRTQTGATSLQDFLTSRFGRLAALAFAAAILIRLYNEVWSNTAVVGGYFGLPGDWQYYTAAMLFTAFTLAYSLKGGLRSSIFTDVIQAVLFVFFVAAVLFLIVPANDTGTLLTTGEFRLDAGADLLLVAGLQIFSYPFHDPVLTDRGFVNREKTMLKSFVVAGLLGFVAVFIFSLVGVHAQLNGIEAGSNAPAAVGAALGLTALFFMSVVMMTSAGSTLDSTFTSLAKSIAVDLPRLARRASEKIPSMRAGAVVMVAFAILGNLPMFAGTDILKATTISGTMVMGLAPVFLFYGFTRWSPWSFHLSFWSGIVLGVLLAIGLIPASWNIGEGKYAALLGVNAWGILICTAGFFLPIIAQRLFGRRAVSREA, encoded by the coding sequence ATGTCGTTCGCCGAAGCGGGCCTGTTCTGGGGCTTTCTGATCGTTTACGGCGTGGTGATGTACGCCCTGTCGCCACGCAGCACCAATCCGGCCTCCTTCTACCGGGGTGCCGACGAACGGGGCAACCCGGTGGGTCAATGGCAGCTCACAGCCAGCATCTTCATCAGCTGGATCTTCGCCAAGTCCGTCACCAACGCCGCGAACCTGGGCGCAGCCTATGGTGTGGTGGGCGGCCTGGCCTATGCCACCTATTGGCTGTCGATTCCCGTGGCGGGTTACATCATTTACCTGATCCGGACCCAGACCGGCGCGACCAGCCTGCAGGACTTCCTCACTTCGCGCTTCGGCCGGTTGGCCGCCCTGGCCTTTGCGGCGGCGATCCTGATTCGCCTGTACAACGAAGTCTGGAGTAATACGGCGGTGGTCGGCGGCTACTTCGGCTTGCCCGGCGACTGGCAGTACTACACCGCCGCCATGCTATTCACCGCGTTTACCCTGGCCTATAGCCTGAAGGGCGGGCTGCGTAGCTCGATCTTCACAGACGTAATCCAGGCCGTGCTGTTCGTTTTCTTCGTGGCTGCAGTGCTTTTCCTGATCGTTCCCGCCAACGATACCGGTACGCTGCTGACCACCGGCGAGTTCCGCCTGGATGCCGGGGCCGACTTGTTGCTGGTGGCGGGGCTGCAGATCTTCAGCTACCCGTTTCACGATCCGGTACTCACCGACCGGGGCTTCGTGAACCGGGAAAAGACCATGCTCAAGAGTTTCGTCGTCGCCGGCCTGTTGGGGTTCGTGGCGGTGTTTATCTTCAGTCTGGTGGGCGTGCACGCCCAGCTCAACGGCATTGAGGCGGGCAGCAACGCGCCGGCGGCGGTTGGTGCGGCCCTGGGGCTGACGGCGCTGTTTTTCATGAGCGTGGTGATGATGACCTCCGCCGGCTCGACGCTGGATTCCACCTTTACCTCGCTGGCCAAGTCCATCGCGGTGGATCTGCCGCGCCTGGCCCGCCGCGCTTCTGAGAAAATTCCCTCCATGCGCGCTGGGGCCGTGGTGATGGTCGCCTTCGCCATCCTCGGCAACCTGCCGATGTTCGCTGGCACCGACATCCTTAAGGCCACGACCATTTCCGGCACCATGGTGATGGGCCTGGCACCGGTGTTCCTGTTTTACGGCTTCACCCGCTGGTCGCCCTGGAGTTTCCACCTGAGTTTCTGGAGCGGGATTGTCCTGGGCGTGTTGCTGGCAATCGGCCTGATCCCCGCCAGCTGGAATATCGGCGAAGGTAAATACGCAGCGCTGTTGGGCGTCAATGCCTGGGGCATCCTGATCTGCACCGCCGGCTTCTTCCTGCCCATCATCGCCCAGCGACTGTTCGGACGCCGGGCGGTTTCGAGGGAAGCTTGA
- the ectA gene encoding diaminobutyrate acetyltransferase, producing the protein MTTEGSNTTAITFRTPTKDDGFWLHNLVGECPPLDPNSVYCNLLQTSHFAETGVAAELDGELVGFISGYIPPQQPDTIFIWQVAVHEKGRGQGLAKRMLKEIVKRDACKNVKYMETTITEDNEASWALFRSFARDLGAEVTYTEHFEKDTHFGGKHDSEFLLRIGPFTKPVDG; encoded by the coding sequence ATGACCACAGAAGGTTCGAATACCACCGCCATCACCTTTCGCACACCGACGAAGGATGATGGCTTCTGGCTCCACAACCTGGTAGGCGAGTGCCCGCCGCTCGACCCCAATTCCGTCTACTGCAACCTGTTGCAGACCAGCCACTTCGCCGAGACCGGCGTGGCCGCCGAACTGGACGGCGAACTGGTTGGCTTTATCTCCGGTTACATCCCCCCGCAGCAGCCCGACACCATCTTCATCTGGCAGGTGGCGGTCCACGAGAAAGGTCGTGGCCAGGGTCTGGCGAAGCGCATGCTTAAGGAAATCGTTAAGCGTGATGCCTGCAAAAACGTCAAATATATGGAAACCACCATCACCGAGGACAACGAGGCGTCCTGGGCGCTGTTCCGCTCGTTTGCGCGGGACCTCGGTGCGGAGGTCACCTATACCGAGCATTTTGAGAAAGACACCCACTTCGGTGGGAAACATGACTCAGAATTCCTGCTCCGGATTGGCCCCTTCACCAAGCCTGTAGACGGTTAA
- a CDS encoding aspartate kinase — translation MTSQQHTVEKIGGTSMSDYHAVRDNIVVGDRSTDELYQRIFVVSAYGGVTDELLEHKKTGEPGVYALFADAESDWAWGDDLTKLVHFLTDINGELFDDPMLKQQADQFIMDRVEGVRGCLIDLQRLCSYGQFQLEEHLLTVREMLAGIGEAHSAFNTALKLQAEGINARFVDLTGWRDNELLPLDQKLKQALDNIDLTRELPICTGYAQCQEGLMRTFDRGYSEMTFSRIAVITNAREAVIHKEYHLSSADPKIVGEDKVVPIGRTNYDVADQLANLGMEAIHPRAAKGLRQNDIPLRVKNTFEPEHTGTLITRDYISEKPQVEIIAGEKGIFAVEVFDQDMQGDPASERRILEVLSRFKVRCVTKDTNANTITHYVDSTLKHVKRIVRALQEDFPNAEITTRKVALVSAIGSDMQVPGVLAKTVTALADEEISILALHQCMRQVDMQFVIDEDHYEKAIAKLHATLIEPHNHGYAIVAA, via the coding sequence ATGACTAGCCAACAGCACACAGTAGAAAAAATCGGCGGTACGTCCATGAGCGACTATCACGCCGTACGTGACAACATCGTTGTCGGTGATCGCAGCACCGACGAACTCTACCAACGGATTTTTGTGGTTTCCGCCTATGGCGGAGTGACCGACGAATTGCTCGAACACAAGAAGACCGGCGAGCCCGGCGTCTATGCCCTGTTCGCGGACGCCGAGTCGGATTGGGCCTGGGGTGACGACCTGACCAAGCTGGTCCATTTCCTGACCGACATCAATGGCGAACTGTTCGACGACCCAATGCTCAAACAGCAGGCCGACCAGTTCATCATGGACCGCGTGGAAGGTGTTCGCGGCTGCCTGATCGACCTGCAGCGCCTGTGCTCCTACGGCCAGTTCCAGCTCGAAGAGCACCTGCTTACCGTGCGGGAGATGCTGGCCGGTATCGGCGAGGCCCACAGTGCCTTCAACACTGCATTGAAACTGCAGGCCGAAGGCATCAACGCCCGTTTTGTCGACCTGACCGGGTGGCGCGATAACGAGCTGCTACCGCTGGACCAGAAGCTCAAGCAGGCGCTGGACAACATCGACCTGACCCGGGAACTGCCGATCTGTACCGGTTATGCCCAGTGTCAGGAAGGCCTGATGCGCACGTTCGACCGGGGTTATAGCGAGATGACCTTCAGCCGTATCGCGGTCATCACCAACGCCCGCGAAGCGGTTATCCACAAGGAGTATCACCTGAGCTCCGCGGATCCGAAGATCGTCGGCGAAGACAAGGTGGTGCCGATCGGCCGCACCAACTACGACGTGGCGGACCAGTTGGCCAACCTGGGTATGGAAGCCATCCACCCGCGCGCTGCCAAGGGCTTGCGCCAGAACGACATCCCGCTGCGGGTGAAGAACACCTTCGAGCCGGAACACACCGGTACGCTGATTACCCGCGACTACATCAGCGAGAAGCCCCAGGTCGAAATTATCGCCGGCGAAAAGGGCATCTTCGCCGTCGAGGTGTTCGATCAGGATATGCAGGGTGATCCCGCGAGTGAACGCCGCATCCTCGAGGTGCTGTCCCGGTTCAAGGTGCGCTGCGTGACGAAGGACACCAACGCCAACACCATCACCCATTACGTGGACAGTACACTCAAACATGTGAAGCGTATCGTGCGCGCGCTGCAGGAGGATTTCCCTAACGCGGAAATCACCACCCGCAAAGTGGCGCTGGTATCCGCCATTGGTAGCGATATGCAGGTGCCGGGCGTCCTCGCTAAAACGGTGACCGCGCTGGCCGATGAAGAGATCAGCATCCTGGCCCTGCACCAGTGCATGCGGCAGGTGGATATGCAGTTCGTCATCGACGAGGACCACTACGAGAAAGCGATCGCCAAGCTGCATGCCACGTTGATCGAGCCGCACAACCACGGCTACGCCATCGTCGCTGCCTGA